One region of Salvia miltiorrhiza cultivar Shanhuang (shh) chromosome 3, IMPLAD_Smil_shh, whole genome shotgun sequence genomic DNA includes:
- the LOC131014447 gene encoding ATP-dependent Clp protease ATP-binding subunit CLPT1, chloroplastic-like, with the protein MATQGLSVFSITPISSAVAQSRTKPFEQLLNFNTPNAFLGAKLSTQLSNLRLVASKRRSYAVATISLSLPNTKTEGLGSDKKAKWSARSIKSFAMGELEARKLKYPNTGTEALLMGILVEGTSLAAKFLRENGITLFKVRDEIVSLIGKSDMYFFSPEHPPLTEPARKALDWAVEEKLKSGESGEITTAHILLGIWSQKESAGYKILAGFGFDDAKAAELAKNMDKDIIPRYK; encoded by the exons ATGGCCACTCAAGGGCTGTCAGTGTTCTCGATTACGCCCATTTCTTCAGCTGTAGCTCAATCTCGCACAAAACCCTTTGAACAGTTGTTGAATTTCAATACACCCAATGCTTTTTTGGGCGCCAAGCTCTCGACTCAGCTGTCAAATCTCAGGCTTGTTGCTTCGAAACGACGTAGTTACGCTGTCGCCACCATCTCCCTCAGTCTGCCCAACAC AAAGACAGAGGGGCTTGGTTCTGATAAGAAGGCCAA ATGGTCAGCAAGGTCGATTAAATCATTTGCTATGGGGGAATTGGAGGCGCGAAAGCTCAAATATCCGAATACTGGAACGGAGGCTTTACTCATGGGCATTTTGGTTGAAG GAACCAGTTTGGCAGCAAAATTTTTGAGGGAGAATGGTATTACACTTTTTAAGGTGCGAGATGAGATTGTGAGCTTGATAGGGAAATCAGACATGTATTTTTTCAGTCCTGAGCATCCTCCGTTGACTGAACCAGCTCGGAAGGCTCTTGACTGGGCAGTTGAAGAGAAGCTAAAGTCAG GTGAAAGTGGTGAAATAACAACAGCACATATACTTCTTGGAATTTGGTCACAAAAAGAGTCAGCAGGTTATAAGATACTGGCTGGATTTGGTTTTGATGATGCGAAGGCCGCAGAACTAGCTAAAAAT ATGGATAAGGATATAATTCCCCGCTACAAGTGA
- the LOC131014445 gene encoding protein trichome birefringence-like 18 isoform X2, which translates to MKSVSFKEWQKTSYPKALLSIIASVGGLALFLLLASTLLVSQPIGSTIRGYFYGVNGPRKLDSESSLNLSAAESDHIVQPFVEGDKSNVTAFADHQSEVNDGSKLDESGEGDSKGTLIERAKNETSESGQVESENLEDKRDSMNTLLPDKSFEGSASVASGDKPTVLTESVDSSAAVTNLSQPNVAEAVGSSPGDTYVAECDLYHGKWIHDAAGPLYRNDSCPIITQMQNCQGNGRPDKDYENWRWKPSQCDLPRFDARKFLELMRGKTLAFIGDSVARNQMESMLCILWQVEAPKNRGNKKMQRYYFRSTSTMIVRIWSSWLVHQTSEPFDYAPAGVTKLHLDAPDEGFMEYITEFDVIVLSSGHWFAKQSVYILNNEIVGGQLWWPDKSRPKKIDNIEAFGISVETILTTMGTHPNYTGITIVRSFSPDHYEGGAWNTGGSCTGKERPLEGKFVENGFTNIMHEKQVNGFNRAVEKKTNKSKIKLMDITEVFSYRHDGHPGPYRSPDPNKITKRGPDGKPPPQDCLHWCMPGPVDTWNELVFEIIRRESFDGQ; encoded by the exons ATGAAATCTGTTTCGTTTAAAGAATGGCAAAAAACTTCATATCCGAAGGCCCTTCTATCAATTATTGCTTCAGTTGGAGGGCTTGCCTTATTCTTACTGCTTGCATCAACTCTGTTGGTCTCACAACCCATTGGCTCTACGATCCGTGGGTATTTCTATGGTGTTAATGGCCCGAGAAAGCTTGATTCAGAATCCTCCCTCAATCTTTCGGCTGCTGAGTCCGATCACATTGTCCAGCCATTTGTTGAAGGAGACAAATCAAATGTAACTGCTTTTGCAGATCATCAGAGTGAAGTTAATGATGGTTCCAAACTTGATGAATCTGGTGAAGGTGATAGCAAGGGAACTTTGATTGAAAGAGCTAAGAATGAAACATCTGAGTCAGGACAAGTAGAATCTGAGAATTTGGAGGATAAGCGTGACAGTATGAATACATTGTTGCCTGATAAATCATTTGAGGGAAGTGCATCAGTCGCCTCAGGTGATAAACCAACAGTATTAACAGAGAGTGTGGACTCTTCTGCTGCTGTCACCAACTTAAGCCAACCTAATGTTGCTGAAGCAG TTGGTTCTTCTCCTGGCGATACTTATGTTGCAGAGTGTGATCTTTATCATGGGAAATGGATTCATGACGCAGCTGGACCATTATATAGAAATGACTCCTGTCCCATAATcactcaaatgcagaactgccAGGGAAATGGAAGACCAGATAAAGATTATGAGAACTGGAGATGGAAACCATCCCAGTGTGACCTTCCTAGGTTTGATGCAAGGAAGTTCCTTGAGCTAATGAGAGGAAAAACATTAGCTTTTATTGGTGATTCAGTTGCAAGAAATCAGATGGAGTCAATGCTGTGTATCCTGTGGCAG GTTGAGGCCCCTAAAAACAGAGGTAATAAGAAAATGCAACGGTATTATTTCAGATCTACGTCTACAATGATTGTTCGCATATGGTCCTCATGGCTTGTTCATCAGACATCAGAACCATTTGATTATGCTCCTGCTGGTGTGACTAAGCTCCATCTTGATGCGCCTGATGAGGGCTTCATGGAATATATCACAGAGTTTGATGTGATTGTCCTCTCATCTGGCCATTGGTTTGCGAAGCAGTCAGTATACATATTGAACAATGAGATTGTAGGGGGGCAATTATGGTGGCCAGATAAGTCCCGACCAAAGAAAATTGACAATATTGAGGCTTTTGGAATATCTGTGGAAACAATTCTTACTACCATGGGCACACACCCAAATTACACTGGTATAACCATTGTCCGCAGCTTTTCTCCAGATCATTATGAGGGTGGAGCATGGAACACTGGAGGATCGTGTACTGGGAAAGAAAGGCCCCTGGAAGGTAAATTTGTTGAAAATGGTTTTACCAATATAATGCATGAGAAACAAGTCAACGGATTCAATCGTGCAGTGGAGAAAAAGACAAACAAATCGAAAATAAAATTGATGGACATAACAGAAGTCTTTTCATATCGCCATGATGGGCATCCAGGTCCATATCGAAGCCCAGATccaaataagataactaagcgAGGGCCAGATGGTAAGCCCCCACCACAGGATTGCTTGCACTGGTGCATGCCAGGTCCAGTAGATACGTGGAACGAGCTGGTATTTGAAATTATAAGACGAGAATCCTTTGACGGACAGTAA
- the LOC131014444 gene encoding putative pectinesterase/pectinesterase inhibitor 24, whose amino-acid sequence MASVNPYGKLNEAEQERLVARMKTRRRITIIAVSSIVLVAVVVAAAVGATQTRDNNKSGSGSGVSSSLKASCAATLYPDSCYTSLAPLVKSRNVGPQDLCKLSLQVSIDELSKASNHFLQDVVKKLNITDGRALAAIDSCRELCFLALDHLNDSISVGGATVFEAVHDLRTWLSSAGTYQQTCIDGLSEADAALSSLAEDHFRNSTEYTSNSLAFVSAIEESVGALGSVGRRRLMSSSQWLSFGERRLLQTASAKIKADAVVAKDGSGKYKTIAAALKKVPEKSEKRFVIYVKKGIYVENVKIEKKMWNVMMVGDGKDATVVSGSLNFVDGTPTFQTATFAVAGQGFIARDMGFVNTAGAIKHQAVALMSTADRSVFYRCKMDGYQDTLYPHSNRQFYRECDIYGTVDFIFGNSAVVIQNCSIMPKKPMQGQQNTITAQGKIDPNQNTGISIQNCDIRPAANLSGVSNFLGRPWKNYSTTVYLQNKMDGFIHPTGWLPWVGTTAPDTIFYGEYQNWGAGAATKNRVKWKGLKLNLDAKHVKTFTLDKFINRDKWISPTGVTYKSGL is encoded by the exons ATGGCGAGCGTCAACCCCTACGGCAAGCTGAACGAGGCCGAGCAAGAAAGGCTGGTGGCGCGTATGAAAACGCGCAGACGCATCACCATCATCGCCGTATCCAGCATAGTCCTCGTGGCGGTCGTGGTGGCCGCCGCCGTCGGAGCCACTCAAACCCGAGACAACAACAAATCCGGCAGCGGCAGCGGCGTCTCCTCCTCCCTCAAGGCCTCCTGCGCCGCCACGCTGTACCCGGACTCCTGCTACACCAGCCTCGCCCCTCTCGTGAAATCGCGCAACGTCGGCCCTCAAGATCTCTGCAAGCTCTCCCTCCAAGTATCCATCGACGAGCTCTCCAAGGCCTCCAACCATTTCCTCCAGGACGTGGTGAAGAAGCTCAACATCACCGACGGAAGGGCGCTCGCGGCGATCGACAGCTGCCGCGAGCTCTGCTTTCTGGCGCTGGATCATCTCAACGACTCCATCTCCGTCGGCGGCGCCACGGTGTTCGAGGCCGTCCACGACCTCAGGACGTGGCTGAGCTCGGCGGGGACGTATCAGCAGACGTGCATAGACGGGCTGAGCGAGGCCGACGCGGCGCTCAGTAGCCTCGCGGAGGACCATTTCAGGAACTCGACGGAGTACACCAGCAACAGCCTGGCGTTCGTCAGCGCCATCGAGGAGTCCGTGGGCGCGCTGGGCAGCGTCGGGAGGCGGCGCTTGATGAGCTCCTCCCAGTGGCTGTCGTTTGGGGAGCGGAGGCTGCTGCAGACGGCGAGCGCCAAGATAAAGGCGGACGCGGTGGTGGCCAAGGACGGGAGCGGGAAGTACAAGACCATAGCGGCGGCGCTGAAGAAGGTGCCGGAGAAGAGTGAGAAGAGGTTTGTTATATACGTGAAGAAGGGGATTTATGTTGAGAATGTGAAGATTGAGAAGAAGATGTGGAATGTGATGATGGTTGGCGATGGCAAGGATGCCACTGTCGTCTCAGGCAGCCTCAACTTTGTTGATGGAACTCCCACATTTCAAACCGCCACATTTG CTGTGGCCGGGCAAGGATTCATTGCTCGAGACATGGGGTTCGTAAACACGGCCGGGGCAATCAAGCACCAAGCCGTAGCCCTAATGTCGACAGCCGATCGCTCCGTCTTCTACCGTTGCAAAATGGATGGTTATCAAGACACACTGTACCCGCACTCGAACCGCCAATTCTACCGCGAGTGCGACATCTACGGCACCGTAGACTTCATATTTGGAAACTCTGCAGTTGTGATCCAAAACTGCAGCATTATGCCGAAGAAGCCCATGCAAGGCCAACAAAACACCATCACTGCCCAAGGCAAGATCGATCCCAACCAAAACACCGGCATATCCATCCAAAACTGCGACATTAGGCCGGCGGCCAACCTCAGCGGGGTGAGCAACTTCTTAGGGCGGCCGTGGAAGAATTACTCCACGACCGTCTACTTACAAAATAAGATGGATGGGTTCATCCACCCAACGGGGTGGCTACCTTGGGTTGGCACGACGGCGCCGGACACCATCTTCTACGGCGAGTACCAAAACTGGGGGGCCGGAGCCGCCACCAAGAATAGGGTTAAGTGGAAGGGTTTGAAGCTCAATCTTGATGCCAAGCACGTTAAGACCTTTACGCTTGACAAATTCATCAATCGGGATAAATGGATTTCACCAACAGGTGTTACCTACAAGTCTGGACTCTGA
- the LOC131014445 gene encoding protein trichome birefringence-like 18 isoform X1: MKSVSFKEWQKTSYPKALLSIIASVGGLALFLLLASTLLVSQPIGSTIRGYFYGVNGPRKLDSESSLNLSAAESDHIVQPFVEGDKSNVTAFADHQSEVNDGSKLDESGEGDSKGTLIERAKNETSESGQVESENLEDKRDSMNTLLPDKSFEGSASVASGDKPTVLTESVDSSAAVTNLSQPNVAEAAVGSSPGDTYVAECDLYHGKWIHDAAGPLYRNDSCPIITQMQNCQGNGRPDKDYENWRWKPSQCDLPRFDARKFLELMRGKTLAFIGDSVARNQMESMLCILWQVEAPKNRGNKKMQRYYFRSTSTMIVRIWSSWLVHQTSEPFDYAPAGVTKLHLDAPDEGFMEYITEFDVIVLSSGHWFAKQSVYILNNEIVGGQLWWPDKSRPKKIDNIEAFGISVETILTTMGTHPNYTGITIVRSFSPDHYEGGAWNTGGSCTGKERPLEGKFVENGFTNIMHEKQVNGFNRAVEKKTNKSKIKLMDITEVFSYRHDGHPGPYRSPDPNKITKRGPDGKPPPQDCLHWCMPGPVDTWNELVFEIIRRESFDGQ; encoded by the exons ATGAAATCTGTTTCGTTTAAAGAATGGCAAAAAACTTCATATCCGAAGGCCCTTCTATCAATTATTGCTTCAGTTGGAGGGCTTGCCTTATTCTTACTGCTTGCATCAACTCTGTTGGTCTCACAACCCATTGGCTCTACGATCCGTGGGTATTTCTATGGTGTTAATGGCCCGAGAAAGCTTGATTCAGAATCCTCCCTCAATCTTTCGGCTGCTGAGTCCGATCACATTGTCCAGCCATTTGTTGAAGGAGACAAATCAAATGTAACTGCTTTTGCAGATCATCAGAGTGAAGTTAATGATGGTTCCAAACTTGATGAATCTGGTGAAGGTGATAGCAAGGGAACTTTGATTGAAAGAGCTAAGAATGAAACATCTGAGTCAGGACAAGTAGAATCTGAGAATTTGGAGGATAAGCGTGACAGTATGAATACATTGTTGCCTGATAAATCATTTGAGGGAAGTGCATCAGTCGCCTCAGGTGATAAACCAACAGTATTAACAGAGAGTGTGGACTCTTCTGCTGCTGTCACCAACTTAAGCCAACCTAATGTTGCTGAAGCAG CAGTTGGTTCTTCTCCTGGCGATACTTATGTTGCAGAGTGTGATCTTTATCATGGGAAATGGATTCATGACGCAGCTGGACCATTATATAGAAATGACTCCTGTCCCATAATcactcaaatgcagaactgccAGGGAAATGGAAGACCAGATAAAGATTATGAGAACTGGAGATGGAAACCATCCCAGTGTGACCTTCCTAGGTTTGATGCAAGGAAGTTCCTTGAGCTAATGAGAGGAAAAACATTAGCTTTTATTGGTGATTCAGTTGCAAGAAATCAGATGGAGTCAATGCTGTGTATCCTGTGGCAG GTTGAGGCCCCTAAAAACAGAGGTAATAAGAAAATGCAACGGTATTATTTCAGATCTACGTCTACAATGATTGTTCGCATATGGTCCTCATGGCTTGTTCATCAGACATCAGAACCATTTGATTATGCTCCTGCTGGTGTGACTAAGCTCCATCTTGATGCGCCTGATGAGGGCTTCATGGAATATATCACAGAGTTTGATGTGATTGTCCTCTCATCTGGCCATTGGTTTGCGAAGCAGTCAGTATACATATTGAACAATGAGATTGTAGGGGGGCAATTATGGTGGCCAGATAAGTCCCGACCAAAGAAAATTGACAATATTGAGGCTTTTGGAATATCTGTGGAAACAATTCTTACTACCATGGGCACACACCCAAATTACACTGGTATAACCATTGTCCGCAGCTTTTCTCCAGATCATTATGAGGGTGGAGCATGGAACACTGGAGGATCGTGTACTGGGAAAGAAAGGCCCCTGGAAGGTAAATTTGTTGAAAATGGTTTTACCAATATAATGCATGAGAAACAAGTCAACGGATTCAATCGTGCAGTGGAGAAAAAGACAAACAAATCGAAAATAAAATTGATGGACATAACAGAAGTCTTTTCATATCGCCATGATGGGCATCCAGGTCCATATCGAAGCCCAGATccaaataagataactaagcgAGGGCCAGATGGTAAGCCCCCACCACAGGATTGCTTGCACTGGTGCATGCCAGGTCCAGTAGATACGTGGAACGAGCTGGTATTTGAAATTATAAGACGAGAATCCTTTGACGGACAGTAA